One Poecilia reticulata strain Guanapo linkage group LG19, Guppy_female_1.0+MT, whole genome shotgun sequence genomic window carries:
- the rhot2 gene encoding mitochondrial Rho GTPase 2 — MKQDVRILLLGEPKVGKTSLIMSLVGEEFPERVPPRAEEITIPADVTPEKVPTHIVDYSEKEQSDEVLRDEIVKANVVCVVYDVTNEDTIEKIKTKWIPLVNGDAEKGNKVPIILVGNKSDLRSGSSMETILPIMNQFSEIETCVECSAKNLKNISELFYYAQKAVLHPTAPLYDPEDKQLKPACVRALSRIFYVSDQDNDRILSDAELNSFQKSCFGNPLAPQALEDVKTVVWKNTSDGVQDNGLTLNGFLFLNTLFIQRGRHETTWTILRKFGYDDNLELTDDYLYPELRVPVGCSTEINQLGHQFLQQLFDKYDEDQDAALSPAELKNLFCVCPYMPWGADVLLAVPTTDQGYITNRGYHCQWMLSAYLDVHRCLEHLGYLGYPILTEQESQTAAVTVTREKDVDLEKRQTLRSAFLCKVIGPRGTGKTAFLQAFVGRSVLSKGNASSAFSPYVINTVQIGNQEKYLMLNEVDVEMEFLKASDAACDVACLMYDASDPHSFDYCASIYKQHYMDGSVPCVLVASKADLPEAKQFHGMTPAEFCYKHRLPPPLPFCGLTLDAASSSIYSRLAWAAMHPHLNGSDLSSASFWLRVALGSAVVAVLGFAVYRAVARLK, encoded by the exons CCAAGGTGGGGAAGACGTCCCTCATCATGTCTCTGGTGGGAGAAGAGTTTCCAGAGCGG gttCCACCCAGAGCCGAGGAGATCACCATCCCGGCCGACGTGACTCCTGAGAAAGTTCCCACTCACATCGTGGATTACTCCG AAAAGGAACAAAGCGATGAAGTTCTCAGAGATGAAATCGTCAAG GCCAACGTAGTGTGTGTGGTGTATGACGTCACCAACGAGGACACGATAGAGAAG ATTAAAACCAAGTGGATTCCTCTCGTCAACGGAGACGCAGAGAAAGGAAACAA GGTTCCCATCATCCTGGTTGGGAATAAATCCGACCTGCGCAGTGGGAGCTCCATGGAAACCATTCTTCCCATTATGAACCAGTTCTCTGAGATCGAGACGTGCGTTGAG TGCTCAGCGAAgaacctgaagaacatttctgagctgtTCTACTACGCCCAGAAGGCCGTTCTCCACCCCACCGCTCCGCTTTACGACCCCGAGGACAAGCAG ctGAAGCCAGCTTGTGTTCGAGCTCTGAGCAGAATATTCTACGTCTCGGACCAGGACAACGATCGGATCCTGAGCGACGCCGAGCTCAACAGCTTCCAG AAATCGTGTTTTGGGAATCCTCTGGCGCCGCAGGCTCTGGAGGACGTGAAGACTGTGGTGTGGAAAAACACCAGCGACGGCGTCCAGGACAACGGCCTGACGCTGAACG gttttctgtttctaaacaCTTTGTTCATCCAAAGAGGCCGGCATGAAACCACCTGGACCATCCTGAGGAAGTTTGGTTATGACGACAACCTGGAGCTGACCGACGACTACCTGTACCCCGA ACTCCGAGTTCCTGTGGGCTGCAGCACAGAGATCAACCAGTTGGGCCACCagttcctccagcagctgtttgACAAATACGACGAG GATCAGGACGCCGCCCTGTCGCCGGCGGAGCTGAAGAACCTGTTCTGCGTTTGTCCCTACATGCCGTGGGGCGCCGACGTCCTGCTGGCCGTGCCGACCACGGACCAGGGCTACATCACCAACCGGGGCTACCACTGCCAGTGGAT GCTCTCTGCCTACCTGGACGTCCACCGCTGCCTGGAGCACCTGGGTTACCTGGGTTACCCGATCCTGACCGAGCAAGAGTCGCAGACCGCAGCCGTCACAG TGACCCGGGAGAAGGATGTGGATCTGGAAAAGCGTCAGACGCTGAGGTCAGCGTTTCTCTGCAAGGTGATCGGGCCGCGCGGCACCGGGAAGACCGCCTTCCTCCAGGCGTTCGTGGGCCGCAGCGTTCTG AGTAAAGGAAACGCCAGCAGTGCCTTCTCACCGTATGTCATAAATACAGTTCAGATCGGCAACCAGGAGAAATACCTGATG CTGAACGAGGTGGATGTGGAAATGGAGTTCCTCAAGGCGTCGGACGCCGCCTGCGACGTCGCTTGTCTCATGTACGACGCCAGCGATCCCCATTCCTTCGACTACTGCGCCAGCATTTACAAG CAACATTACATGGACGGCAGCGTTCCGTGTGTTCTGGTCGCCTCCAAAGCGGATCTTCCTGAAGCCAAGCAGTTCCACGGCATGACGCCAGCCGAGTTCTGCTACAAGCACCGcctgccgccgccgctgccgTTCTGCGGCCTGACGCTCGACGccgccagcagcagcatctaCAGCAGGCTGGCCTGGGCCGCCATGCACCC